One window of Buteo buteo unplaced genomic scaffold, bButBut1.hap1.1 HAP1_SCAFFOLD_269, whole genome shotgun sequence genomic DNA carries:
- the LOC142028340 gene encoding uncharacterized protein LOC142028340 has translation MRSEFVTLQKTAETGVYCERCGCVVCLWGVLNAPLQNLIFRYLQNRSRIQVWLYEQVNMRLEGCIIGAVSLVECGDQQVNHQQLFAAGTVSIMSKQGDDCYFYVYSTCDKGDSCSFRHCAAALGNERVCRLWQEGRCFKTTCRFRHMEVDKKRSEVPCYWENQPAGCQKSNCAFRHTKGRYVGGRFFPPSKIQVPRSLKERLGLPSEQSRTETAKPKVCLKPLDGKATFPRKQPLKRKAAESHPSAVVAVKPPSATGGDGKEPSAKKAAVAVVPAFPEGSLFSRRGRGKPQTSPELHTGSLADSVAPSEVSSSTSASSRVAVKTDGLSSTGAWEAAFSAEDDFEQFLWEISGGKLEEIIDPDPEKDEDELLMELAEMLDI, from the exons ATGCGGTCTGAATTTGTGACCCTGCAGAAGACAGCTGAGACTGGGGTCTATTGT GAAAGGTGCGGGTGCGTGGTCTGTCTGTGGGGCGTCCTTAACGCTCCGCTCCAGAACCTCATCTTCCGCTACCTGCAGAAC AGGTCCAGGATCCAGGTGTGGCTTTATGAGCAAGTGAACATGCGGCTAGAAGGCTGCATCATT GGCGCTGTCAGCCTAGTGGAGTGCGGTGACCAGCAGGTAAATCATCAGCAGCTGTTTGCGGCTGGG ACGGTGTCGATTATGTCCAAGCAAGGGGACGACTGCTACTTCTATGTCTATTCCACCTGTGACAAG GGAGACAGCTGTTCCTTCCGCCACTGTGCGGCTGCTCTGGGAAATGAGAGAGTGTGCAGGCTGTGGCAGGAGGGTCGCTGTTTCAAGACTACCTGCAGATTCAGACACATGGAAGTCGAT aaaaaacgCAGCGAGGTTCCTTGCTACTGGGAGAATCAGCCAGCTGGCTGTCAAAAATCCAACTGTGCGTTCCGTCACACGAAAGGACGCTATGTTGGTGGGCGCTTCTTCCCGCCAAGCAAAA TTCAAGTCCCCAGGTCCCTGAAGGAGAGGCTAGGACTGCCCTCTGAACAGAGCCGTACAGAGACAG CCAAACCGAAGGTGTGCCTGAAGCCTTTGGATGGGAAAGCCACCTTCCCCAGAAAGCAGCCACTGAAACGTAAGGCAGCCGAGAGTCATCCGTCTGCCGTGGTGGCTGTGAAGCCACCGAGTGCCACTGGTGGCGACGGGAAGGAGCCTTCAgctaaaaaagcagctgtg GCTGTTGTTCCGGCTTTTCCAGAGGGCAGCCTCTTCTCCAGACGCGGGAgaggaaaaccccaaaccag TCCTGAACTGCATACTGGAAGCCTGGCAGACTCTGTGGCACCGTCAGAGGTCTCAAGCTCGACCTCAGCTTCCTCACGAGTAGCAGTAAAGACGGACGGGTTGAGCTCCACAGGGGCCTGGGAAGCAGCCTTCTCTGCGGAAGACGACTTTGAGCAGTTTCTTTGGGAGATCTCGGGAGGCAAACTGGAAGAGATAATTGACCCGGACCCAGAGAAGGATGAGGATGAGCTCCTCATGGAACTTGCTGAAATGCTGGACATCTGA